The Microplitis mediator isolate UGA2020A chromosome 10, iyMicMedi2.1, whole genome shotgun sequence genomic sequence GCAAACCTGCACTTGGTGATAAAGGAAAAAGTACACTTCGTCAAGCTTTCAGAGCATTGCACGTGCAGAGATTACCGACAGCGGGAGAAAATCCCGGGCCGTATCTCTCTATGAATTACACGACAAAGGAAAAGAAACAGAAaagtatgataataataacaatattttatttaaatcttgtGTGCTAGCTATCCTATTTCACGTAACATAACGCGAGTACTTTTTCAGTAATGAGACTGggtaagaaaaaagaaaaagagaaagagaatgAGCCCAAGAGCCAGGCAGTGGATGGCGTGACTCGACTAATTTGCTCCGCTAAAACTCACAACATTCCATGGAGAGGTGAGCTTAGGCTTTCAATTGATTGTCCTCGATTAAACAAATTATATAATGATCgagatatcgatttttttaactacaTGTCATAAATTAACGgcaatactaattaatttattttattttaaatccagTAACCATCGACGGAACTGAATGGTACGGCGTTAAATTCTTCCAACTCTCGGCGCAGTGGCAGACGCACATAAAAACATTTCCGGTTGCAATGCTTATTTACAACCCGCTGCAACAAACCCCAAGTCTCACCTGAACTTCTAAGTCTCCCTTTTAAATGCTTAACTTAttccataatttatttataattttaaattcgttgGTATCGATTTAGCCGTTCGTcacattgattaatttaaaggCCTGAGGGAAATCTCCCGGTGAGTTTTAATGATGAGTTTGTGGTAATTTcgtttcgttttttttttttttttttccaataacgAGTTTTATTAACACGTAATGTGGGCTTTAAAGCTCTTGACTATGACTCGACAACGAGTTTTCCTAAGACTtcttttatgtttattttgtttttttattttatgaattataaattggcTCAAAGCCGTTTttctaattatatttttcttcctaatatacttttaaagtatcattttaaattataaatatttttttaactcttgCATACGCtaactaaataaattcaaaattttttccaacgaTGCTAGAGAgtagagttaaaaaaaaagtcattcctttattaaattgactattgatctaaaaaaaaatattactgtaGGTACGTCTGCTCATTTTTGTGTAGAAatttataagcaaaaaaattagagtaaatttcattacttGCTAACAATTATTTTGAGCAACGTAGCGGTTGCAGTGACTGCCTAATGCCAAATTAAatgaacaaataatttaaaattatcaacttgtTAGCCCACCTTATAAATCACTCagctgataaatttattgtaaaagaatatcgattaatttttttatttttcgctcACAAACCCCAtcaactttttaattaattattgctagtcgttttatttttaaccataatatataaagtttttattaattatctgctTTATACGGTTCAGTTGggcttaataattaaaaaattaatagaacaaaatagttaattatatataaataaaacaattgtgGAATTGATGTGAATAATAAATCAGAAAAGGCCATGATGTACTTGAGCGACTGCCTCATCGTTTAATAGCTGAGATAATTTTCAGCAACAAAACCTGCCATCTGACTAGTATGAATATCCATCGCTCTATTAATGcaaccatatatatataatatataaaaatattagataagtgTGACGACGATTGTTGCTGATAAATTATCgcacaaaaatttcttttttttatttctctaatatatatattttcaatttattttttattaaatatatgttgtagtacatcatcattattattattttatatttttaaaagaggATTAAACCCTCGCGAAATGGAGTttgcaatataaataatttattttaaaatattggaccgcgtgaaaaaaatttaatttcaatttaaatctctggtaaaaagaatatttaattttgaaaatatgttTAACTAAACGCTggttatattttacatatatatatataaaaaatcctttttttctgtgtatacatatgtatatttcTTATCGCGTGCTCGACCCAACGGTTAATGGTTAAACGAACCATTTATCGAACGGATATATTCACCAATtacgataataattataattttaaattactcattaTTCTAgtcataaatcaataaaagtcatttttttttaaacagaattaattgaaatattatttgaatgttatgtagaactagaaattttttgttcatataaAGATTGGGTCCGCGAGACCTTTTTTGGACGGGGGTCGCAAGCACGTGGTCAAAAGACAAAGAATAATTAGAAGAAAAAagatatatgtaatttttttttgttacaaagtGAGTTTTACAGGGCTATAGAGGCAGCCCAAGCTCAAAAGCCTACAATAATTAAAGACATAATGGtaataatatattcaaattgaatttttaatttagtttattaattaataataataaataattaataaatatatgtatgaaaaaaaaaaaaaaaaattgtttatagaACTAGGAGTCTTTATTGTGTTTACAAAGGGATGTCAAGCTGTACATGTAcagataattatatattaatatattatcaaaaatattagagagtttaattaaaagaagGCTGTTAATAtttcgattgaaaaaaataataatgaaatttcttttttttttattttttactttttaaaactgAGGGTTTAagctcaaaattattaataaaatgaaaagcatATCTCGTGTCTATTTTATTTGTCTGCACAATTGATGATTCTGTCGCGGTGTCAtggaagaaataataattgtgtgttattattattattattatcattaatgtgaaaaataatgaatataaaatataatgtaatgTAAAGGAAAAAGACGATAATGGATTACAAGTAATGATTGATAAATGTGTGTGGTCCCTTATCAATTGTCATCGATAGTGGGACAGAATATCTGAAAGTgcctacttataaaaaaatatttgcaatGTAATCACCGTTACCAGCGACGAGCTCTTTGTAATGTAAAGATTATTGCGAAAAATAAAGAACTGAGTGCTTGTGTGAGTGAAAGAGATTAAATTGTTGTATGGGATAAGaagaaaaatggaaaaaaagtcGGTAGCGCACGTTCGGcggtaaaattaattgaaataataattagatgtGAAGCCTGATTTAATTCAACTCccgattatttatataataaaatatgaaataccTGTATGtgatacataattttaaaggTAATGTTCAAACTGCggatattattgttaattagaGTAGAAATTTCTTGTGCCCTGGGCTCGtatagataataattatcactaaaactaatattatttttttagcccggttgaaattgtaaaataagttatttttttgttatttctgttatttttactttgtagaaaaaaataaattgaacaattagatgttttttaaaaatgtgatattaattaaaaatcatttctgatgattttttttgctctttggtttaagctttaattattaaaaaaaaatataaaaacaaaactgttacacttttattaattattaggtaaattataaactaagctgtggaattaattaaaatgtcatTATGCTCAGGACACAAGTGTATGCAATTTTAAAACgaacataattaaaatatgtattttaaaatgaaagaaaaaaatccaaaaggaAATGAGTATCGGAAGTGgtatgttttaattataaaatattaatgataagaAGTATAGTAACCGAGGCgtaatgattaaatttaattttaaaataaaagcatATGTTGTTGATGTTTGTAAGCTTCttgaaatataaatgtaacgcatttttttttactacatttgttacctaaattatttttaaattcatcattcattacatttttttaattttccatttttatttCCCGGCAGAAATTTAAACCAggcggcaaaaaaaaatattaaggcTCCGGGTCAAATACTTGGAGTCTGATCTAGTGAACTTTCGGTTCAGGAAACTGGTGACcggactaaaaattttgcacCGACCGGGTGCTGATTTGTAGTCAGTGGAAAAATTTCTGCCAGGATTTGAacacatgaatttaaattattttctaatgtTAATCAGTGACACGagtatattattatgtatatttatttattacataacttaataatttgaaagacAATTTAATacatagaaataattaaattataaatttttatttatttttaattacaagcatttatataataaatgaaaaatttctgaCAGCAAATAGAGGGCCAATGCATCAACGTAAGATTTTCttgtcaattttattataattattgacagtcaatggaacaaaaattattggggGCGTGCAAATAATTCGTAAGTTCGAACTATTCGCTCATCCCtactaattatataaatatttaaatgtcttTGGTTCTACTAAagccaattaaaattaatgacaagtatttcatataatttaaacttaaaatatccCCCATTTGTGATGTTTTTGAAGTTtcactataattattttttttttacttaaactaaggaaaaaatcttgacttttCTGCGCTATCAATTGAATCCACTCGGCAGTTTaacagttattttattttctgcatTATTAGATATAGAAATATCTAGATGaacttgatattttattttttttaaaacacagAGATCATTTtgttcatattatttattttaataatatttttaaacagtatttttttttttatgtcgtatacttttaaatttattattgaaattgcAACAGCaagattatataaattatttaccagttgtataataacataaaagattttatttcattgataatacgataattttttttgttttttcattgaaaacaaagattttatattttttttttatataattttatcaatcttcgctcataaataataatcattaaaaaaaaacatattttaaaaaataaaaatagatagtGCAGTTATATAATAtcagtataatttttaaaattatcaacagtAAGATTAAATTAACAGTTACATTgaacacaaaataaaataatttttgtgataaaatttgatctataTTCAATTACACATCACTGTTACCAAGACAATTCAATATTCATCATttcaattacttttatatttttttccgtagaTAATCAAATATCTATGAcacaataaatcaatttttagtcTCGATATCCCAGTGAATTCGCGattgtcaaataaaaaaaccaacatAACATTtagtatataattaaaaagataaatgtaaataaaataataatccattttttaaaataacaaatgcatcaatcaataaatatataaataaaataataaaaattaaagcgaAGTACGCTCATTCAAAATTGCACAAGCTCGATAAATCTCGTTAcatcaaatttatatacataaagacattaaatattaaatagtgAGAGAAAAAGTAcataaaattcatttcttGTTATTAAGAAATGACAATTagtattacaataattaaatatctctTCTTATATTTCTTCAATGTTATTTggtttgttttaattttgtttttatcgtAGTTGAAGCAAAATTACAGATTTCAATGATGGCTACTCACTACCGATGCGTCGAGATTTATTTCCCACGATGATAACGAGCACTTGTATGACGCATCATATTAACATTGTTTCATACATACGGATGTAGAGCCAGAGCACGACCGCGGAGGCCTCTTTGTCCACCTACACCTCCTTTCGGAATTACGTAACCACCCGCATGCCTTGCGGTGCCTTCTTCCTCTAAATTCCCATTACTCTCAATTAAATCTCTCAAGGGCCAGCAAGCTAAATGCCGTGACTTGCCGTGTCTTGCGAGTACATAATAGCCTTGTctgcaattttaaatttatcatcaccgtcaatacaaataaataaataaataaataattaattttttgaaaaatactcACCGAGAAGATATCAAGCCAACTAGAAGAGCCCAATGAGCTTTATGTCCTCTCTTCAAACACGGCGCATGATTAAAATCAGAGTCATATGGAATAAGCACCATAGCTCCGTGTGCTAATGCGTGAGTCAGGGTATCAGGACATGTTTGTAAATCGACAAGTACATCTGGCCGATGGTCTGGTAAATATTCAGCGGCTAATGTTCCCATAAAGTCAACACTATAAACCTCGCCGTGCTGAGTAAAACCACGCACACGTGCTTCTGCTAATAGCTGAGTTACAGACACTGGCTTGGTGTATTCTTGGGATGCCATTGCCAGAGCAACCAGTCCGCatctgtataaataaatacacattaTTTATCTTATGTGCACTTACTATCAGtcttaattataaacaaattctCCAAATAGACTTAATTCTTAgcaattaacataaaaatattgactTACTGCGGTCCGTCCTGCAGAATCGGCTCGACTTGAGAAAAATACGTGACTTCGGCATCCTTTAATGCGTGTCTGGCAATCAACTTTTCAATCTCAGCCTCAGATGACGTTAGAGTTATTTTAGCCCAAGGTGGTAAATTTTCTGATTCATTAGTTTctgtttttttcttacaaccCGGAGGCTGCTGGGGACTTGCTATCGGTGCTGGAGGAGCGGGCATCGTATTGTACATTAATCAATGATTctattcttaaattttcttagaattaTTCTtgagtatttatatatatttttagctcgACACAAACTTttggtatattttattttctcaataaCTCAGgcacatttttatatatatttaactacTGCTGAACTTTGctctcataaaataataattattattattccgtTGGTTTACGAGTGGCATTGCTCCAATAATCTGTAAATTAACAAacacttaaaataataataaa encodes the following:
- the LOC130675501 gene encoding actin maturation protease, producing the protein MYNTMPAPPAPIASPQQPPGCKKKTETNESENLPPWAKITLTSSEAEIEKLIARHALKDAEVTYFSQVEPILQDGPQCGLVALAMASQEYTKPVSVTQLLAEARVRGFTQHGEVYSVDFMGTLAAEYLPDHRPDVLVDLQTCPDTLTHALAHGAMVLIPYDSDFNHAPCLKRGHKAHWALLVGLISSRQGYYVLARHGKSRHLACWPLRDLIESNGNLEEEGTARHAGGYVIPKGGVGGQRGLRGRALALHPYV